The sequence AGAGTTTCATCTTGTGAAGGATTTTATCTGGGCATACAGACAGAATTATAAAAAAAGTATGAGAATAGGCTGGATGTTGGCTGTGGCTTTAGGTATTTTACTTGTTGATTTCTGGTATGCTGCCGCTTATCAGCATCAGATGCTAAGCAGTATTTTTCTTTTGATCGCCTTTATCGGTTTTATTTATACGTTGTATGTTTGTGTACTCGTTCCAACCTTTGATGCGAAGATTTTCACTGCTGCTGCACGCATTATGACAGCTCATCCGATTTTATCGCTTTCGATTGGAATCATCAGCTTTGTGTATGTGTACGTCATTTTTCAATGGTTACCGGTTTTGTTATTGTTTTTTTGTACATCTCCTATTATTTTTTTAGTGCTTTTAGTGGTCATGAAGCATGAGTAGTACGAAGCTGATTTATAATACGGATTAGAAACAGACTGGAACGTTTTTGTTCTGAGGTGAAAAAGTAAAACAGTGCAGTCACTGCAGTAATTATATTGAATATGAAGCTGAGTTCCTAAATGTGGATTGTCAAAGGGTGCATTGAAGATGGTTATTTTGGTGTATTTTATCTTTTAAACTAATATACGGAAATGTGATTCGCGTCCTGTGGGGACGGCTTTAGCCGTGCCCCGCAGGACGCGAAGTGGTATCCCTGCACATGAAACATTTCAAAACACCACTAAGCTGCTAGCATTACATAATCGTATCATAAGTAATTTTTTTACATTTGATCACGGTGCTAACCGTCTGTAAGACTCCCATTTCACGCTTCGAGTATCACAAAAAAGCTAAGTGGGAGCTAACAGCCGCTAACACCCTGATAAGTTTCGCTGATGATCAGTGGGGGTCAAAAACTCCCACTTTATTACTTATATAAAAACGTGGTATGTATATGATCTAAGAATTCGTCTGATGACAGGCCGCGTACTTCACGTTGAAATAAGTAGGAATCACTTGAAAAAGCTAATAATACCATATCCGCTCTAAATGTACTGTTATCAACTCTAAATTCCGATTGATTCATCTCATCAAAGAGTCCGACCATTACTTGGTGTAATTCGTTATACAATGGACTTGTGATGATATGACGGTTACTTGTGCTCGATTTCTCGACACCTTTTAGTAAGGAAGCTTTGCTTTCTTTAAAACGGATAAATAATGGAAGTACTCCTTTAAATCGATAGCTGGCCAATTCATGCTGGTGTGATGCTAAATACAGATGAACTTCTTCCAAAAAACCACAAAAATTGTCTTTAATTAGATCAAGACACACTTCACCTTTATTATTATATCTACGATAGAGTGTACCGGCGCCAATTCCGGCTTCTTTAGCAATTTGATTCATGCTTACTTTTTCTATATTATGTTGGGAAAAAAGGCGATAGGCTACTTCTAAGATTCGATGACGATTCTCAGCAGCATCTCGTCGTTCCTTTCTGTAGTTGTCATTGCTAATCATTTGATCACCTCTAAAATACAATACATTGTCGTCTAATAATTGTGATAGACGTATCCATTAATTGTAATGGAGAATTCCTAAACCTTCAATTTACAACTAATCCTAAGAAAAGATAAATGAGTTTTTGGCTTTTTATTTCTTCCTTTATTCAAAGTTTAAATGGTCAGGAACAGGAATGTCGGGATCTACAGAAAGAGTGTTTATATAAGTATTCGTATAGGCATCTCGAAATTGGCTTGGTGTCATTCCTTCGTAATTCTTAAATAATTTCATAAAGTACTTATCTTCCTTGAAGTTTAATTGATAGGATATCTCCTTAATTGTCTTATTAGTTGTACATAGTAATTCTTTCGCTTTGTTCAGTTTTATCGTATTGATATATTTGATCGTACTCATGCCGATATTCTTTTTAAAAACCCTTGTTAAATGATCTGCATTCATTGAAAAAGTATCAGCAACATCTTTTACATGTATATCCTCGTAGATATTTACACGAATCCACTCGAGGATTTGGTTAAATTTATGTGTGTTTTCATACTGATCTGTATACGATTGCAAAAAACGTTTACTGAATTGTTCGGTAAGTTCAATAAGCATTTCAGTTACGAGATAATCTACTGCATAGGTACTGTAATAAGAATTATTAGCTATATCTAATATTTGATTCATTAATATAAATGGCTTATTTGTATATTTTAACGAAAAAAAATCAGGAAGAAACGATGCATTATTAATGGACTCTCTATGATGATCGATAAGAGACCCTATTAGGTGATTAATAAACTTGTCTGTTGGATACCTGTCTGTCTCTGATCGTGGAAAAAAATGCAACCAGAAAAAACTAGCCTCATTTTCAGAAGGATGATAGCCAAAATATTGTAATCCAGGTGGTATCAGTAATACGTCACCGTGCTGTAATTCAAATTGTTTATCTTCTATTTGAATAAATATAGATTTATGAACTCCGATGATAATTTCAAAATCTTTAGTTAGTTTCATTTCCTTATGTTTCCAGCCATGATTACTAACAAATTGGCCTGATTTGAAATAGGCAACAGGCCTTTCAATGTTAATTTTCCAGAGCATATCCATGTAAACATAACCTCCAAACTGAAAAAAGTAGTTTTGATCACGGTGCTAACCGTCTGTAAGATTCCCACTTCAAGCTACGAGTACTACGACGAAGCTAAGTGGGAGTAGATAGACGCTAACGCCCTGATAATTTCTGCTAATGATCAGTGGGGGCAAAAACCCCCACTGATCAAAGTCTAACTTTATTAACCATAAGTCGTTTTTTTCCACCATGTGATAGCCTGATTTGATAGTATACTAATATATATTGATTAATCAAGTATAATACTTTGGCAATAGACTGGTTAATAAAATAGGATTTAACTTTATCTAAAACTAAATTCAGCTCAATTATCGGAAAAAGCCACCAAAACTACAAAAATGACTGTTTTCATCACGAAGAACAGCGCTTACAATATGTATATCAAGTTAACGAATCGTTAGCTTCATAATACGTATTATGTCTAAGTTAGTTTTTTGAATCAAAAGAAAACGTTTTCTGACATCATGAAAATTGGAGGCTTACATCATGGAAAATAAAAACATGCTGTCGGATAAAGTACCTTTTCATCGACGGATCAGTTACTCATTGACGGACACAGGAGGGAATCTTCTTTATTGTATTATTACAGGTTATTTACTATATTTTTATACCGATGTTTTTGGTTTATCGGTTGGAGTTGCAGGAACCTTGCTATTGTTAACTCGCCTTATAGATGCAATTGATGCACCAATATGGGGGTTTATCATTGATCATACGAAGTCTAAATACGGTCAAAGCAGACCTTATTTCTTATGGTTATGTGTTCCATTTGCTTTTTTTACAGTATTAACGTTTACAACTCCTGACCTTGATGGAACATGGAAAATTGTTTATGCTGCAGCAACATATATTTTGGCAGGTATTTGTTACACCGGTATTTCTACGCCTATCACAGCAATTCTTCCTAACCTGTCAAGAGATCCGAATGAACGTGTTATATTAAATTCTTTTCGTATGGTTGGTGGCAATATAGGGAATTTTGCAGCAGTAACATTTACTCTGCCTCTAGTTGCATATTTTGGAGGAGGAAATGAACAAAAGGGTTTCACAATTACTGTGGCTCTAGCTGCTGTGATTGCAATTATAATGTTTCTTATTGCCTTCTCGGATTTAAGAGAAATAAATACCACCAAAATAAAGAAATTGCCAATGAAACAAAGTATCAAGGCAGTAAAAGGAAATTGGCCATGGGTACTAGTTGTGGCAGCTAATTTGATTTTTTGGATAGCGCTAACAGTACGTACCTCTACGCTTGTATACTATTTTGAATATAATATTGGCGATAAAGGACTCGTTCCATTGATTAATGGTATTTCTGTTATTCAAGTATTAGGTATGATGGTCATTCCGTTTATAGTGAAGTTTAGTAACAAATATACAACAACTATCCTTGGTTTTGCACTAGCAGCAATAGGTCAAGTTATCATGTTTACTGGTGGAGAAGTATTGAGCATTATTATTATAGGTTGGATTATAGGTAATATTGGTTCAGGTATTGCTTGCTCTATGCCATTTGCGATGCTGTCAGACACAGTAGATTATGGAGAATGGAAAACCGGTCTTCGTGCAAGCGGATTTCTAACAGCAATTGGAAGTGCCTTTTGTATAAAAGCGGGTTCAGGGTTGGGCGGCTTTATTCCTTCCCTTATCCTGAATGCGGTAGGTTATGTCCCGAATGAAGTACAAACAGAAGCTTCATTATTAGGTATTCAGTTTATTTTTATTTGGTTGCCCGCTATTATTTTTGCACTAGGAGTTATTCCAATGATATTCTACCGCCCTTATGAAAAACAAGAAGACAAAATAAGACAGTATTTAACCGCTAATCAGACAAGCTAACAGAAAAAAGAGAGGATGTTTATTTTGACGGAGCAACATGTGTCTCAACATAGTGTAAACATAACAGATAAATTTTGGTCTCATTATATAGAAACGGTTAGAACAGAAATGATACCTTATCAATGGAAAGTACTTAATGATCAAGCAGACATTACTATTGAAAAAGAGCGAAATGACGAAACGATACCATCTGAAAAAAGTCACGCAATTGAAAATTTTAAAATTGCAGCAGGACTGGAAGAAGGCAACCATTATGGATGGGTGTTTCAAGACAGTGATGTGTACAAATGGCTGGAAGCAGTTGCGTATTCTTTACAATATAAATATGATGAGAAATTAAAAGAGCTGGCTGACAGTGTTATCGATTTATTAGAACGTGCACAAGAAAAAGACGGCTATTTAAATACCTATTTCTCCATAGAGGAACCAGAAAGAAGATTTAAGATGTTAGCGGAGAGTCATGAATTATATTGTGCAGGTCACTATATTGAAGCTGCTATTGCCTACTACAAGGCAACAAACAATGAGAAAGCATTACGTATCGCGTGTCGTTTAGCATACTGTATTGATAATCATTTTGGTTATGAAGAAGGCAAAATAAAAGGCTACGATGGCCATGAAGAAATTGAAATTGCCTTAGCAAAATTATATGAGGTAACAGGGGAAGAGAACTATTTGCAACTAAGTCAGTTCTTTCTGTATGAACGTGGTCAAGATACTACTTTTTTTGCCAAACAAAAAGAGGAAGACAACAGCGAAAGACCAGTTATTGAAGGAATGAGTAAGTTTCCGCTGAGCTATTATCAAGCGCATAAGCCAATCTTAGAACAAGATACGGCAGAAGGACATGCGGTAAGGCTTGTTTATATGTGTACGGCGATGGCAGATCTAGCTCATTTAAGTAATGATGATGAAATGTTAACAGCTTGCAGAAGACTCTGGAATAACATCGTAGAAAAAAGAATGTATATTACAGGTGGCATTGGCTCAACAGTCAATGGGGAAGCTTTTACAGCTGATTATGATTTGCCTAATGATACGATGTATTGTGAAACATGTGCGTCAGTAGGACTTATCTTTTTTGCATATAATATGTTAAAAAATGAAGCAAATGGGCGATATGCAGATACATTAGAACGAGCACTTTACAATTCTGTAATAAGTGGTATGGCATTAGATGGCAAACATTTCTTTTATGTAAATCCGTTAGAAGTAAAACCGGAATACAGCGAAAAAGATCCTGGCAAGAGCCATGTCAAAGTGACACGTCCGGAATGGTTTGGCTGTGCTTGTTGTCCACCGAACCTGGCAAGATTATTAACGTCGTTGAATAAATACATTTATACTATTCATGACGATGTGATATACACTAATTTATATATAACGAATAATACAACCTTTGAAATAAATCAAAACCCGATAAAAATAGATCAAAAAACTAATTATCCATGGGATGGAATGAATATATTTACAATTGATACAATTAAGGAAACTGAATTTGGTTTAGCCTTAAGAATCCCATACTGGTCGAAGACAAGCAATATTTATGTGAATGGACAAAAATGGGAAGGTAACTTGGAAAACGGGTATGTCATCCTGCATAGAAGCTGGAAGAACGGAGATGAAGTCACGGTTGAATTAGATATGACCATTCAGAAGTGGACAGCGAATCCAAAAGTGAGGTCTAATCAGCATAAGGTAGCCATTCAAAGAGGTCCTATCATTTATTGTGCGGAAGAAGTCGATAATGGCAAAGACTTACATTTGTTGAGGATCCCCAAGGACAGTAATTTCGATTATCATTTTGCTCCTGAGGTATTGGGAGGAGTTGGGGTAATAAAAGTAAACGGTCTGAGAAAGGCATACTCCAGTGATTGGGATCATCAATTATATCGAATAGATGAACAAGAAACATTTGAATCAGATTTAATTACACTTGTTCCATACTTTTGTTGGGCAAATCGGACACCAGGTGAGATGTTAGTCTGGCTGTCAAAATAATGAGAAAAGATAGATGAAATTGTAGCACATAATTATTACCTCCGAGGAGAATCTAAATATGACTTTTCCAAAGGAGGGCTACAATATGCAAAATCAAAATCAAACGCAAAATGGAATGCAAATGCCACAAGACTTGATGAATCAAACAGCTACTCATAATCATGGTGCACATGAGTTATTTGATGCACATGAAGTGATTGGTTGTCTGATTGGTGCAATTGAACAGTATCAATTATATGATCAAAATATTCAATGCCAAGAGCTAAAGGGTATTCTTCAGCGTCAGACATCGTTTATGTTGCAAATGTATAATACGATTGTGGATACCTTTCAATCTGGACAGGATCCGCAAGTACCAACACAGCAATACAAGATGCAACAAAGTAACGAGGTTACTTATGGGGTGAAGGCAGGTCAACCGAAACAGCCGAAAATGGCAGTCAATCAATTAACAGATGAATGCTATTCTTCGTTTATGTTAGGACAAATTAAAGCAGCATCCTCTGGATTTACGACTGCAGCTGCTGAAATGAACCATCCGGTATTGCGAAGAATACTGGCAGACAGTATTCCGAACCTGATCGAGATGAGCTATGAGTTATTCTTGTACCAAAACAAAAATGGCTATTACCAGATTCCACAGTTAAAAGAGCAAGATATGAATATTATGGTGCAAGCGTATGCGAAAGCACCACAGCAAAACATGCACTAAACAGAATTAAAAAAGAGGGTTACTCATTGAGTATCCCTCTTTCCTTTAAGTTAAGCTAGCATTGGATAGGGATTTTTTATCTTTTTTACCATGCATCACAAAATAAAGCGGCAGAGTAAGGAGGACAAGTATTCCCAAAATAATGTACAAGTATTGGTAACCAGTAAACGGGATGATAATGCCCAGTAAGTAAGGACCGAAACCCAAGCCGGCATCCAGCGCTATAAAATACGTAGAAGTTGCTAAGCCAATCTGTTGAGGAGTCGTGGATTTGACCGCAATTGCCTGTGTAACAGATTGCATATTACCAAATCCTAAGCCAAT is a genomic window of Gracilibacillus salinarum containing:
- a CDS encoding DUF624 domain-containing protein, which codes for MQPAGLMGRFYVMAEWIARFAFSNLIWLALNIPILFLFVNLLLAEKMEVIVTLIVLLLLSMPYLFIPSTTALSTVVKGFLAKEEFHLVKDFIWAYRQNYKKSMRIGWMLAVALGILLVDFWYAAAYQHQMLSSIFLLIAFIGFIYTLYVCVLVPTFDAKIFTAAARIMTAHPILSLSIGIISFVYVYVIFQWLPVLLLFFCTSPIIFLVLLVVMKHE
- a CDS encoding TetR/AcrR family transcriptional regulator — translated: MISNDNYRKERRDAAENRHRILEVAYRLFSQHNIEKVSMNQIAKEAGIGAGTLYRRYNNKGEVCLDLIKDNFCGFLEEVHLYLASHQHELASYRFKGVLPLFIRFKESKASLLKGVEKSSTSNRHIITSPLYNELHQVMVGLFDEMNQSEFRVDNSTFRADMVLLAFSSDSYLFQREVRGLSSDEFLDHIHTTFLYK
- a CDS encoding helix-turn-helix transcriptional regulator, with the protein product MDMLWKINIERPVAYFKSGQFVSNHGWKHKEMKLTKDFEIIIGVHKSIFIQIEDKQFELQHGDVLLIPPGLQYFGYHPSENEASFFWLHFFPRSETDRYPTDKFINHLIGSLIDHHRESINNASFLPDFFSLKYTNKPFILMNQILDIANNSYYSTYAVDYLVTEMLIELTEQFSKRFLQSYTDQYENTHKFNQILEWIRVNIYEDIHVKDVADTFSMNADHLTRVFKKNIGMSTIKYINTIKLNKAKELLCTTNKTIKEISYQLNFKEDKYFMKLFKNYEGMTPSQFRDAYTNTYINTLSVDPDIPVPDHLNFE
- a CDS encoding MFS transporter produces the protein MENKNMLSDKVPFHRRISYSLTDTGGNLLYCIITGYLLYFYTDVFGLSVGVAGTLLLLTRLIDAIDAPIWGFIIDHTKSKYGQSRPYFLWLCVPFAFFTVLTFTTPDLDGTWKIVYAAATYILAGICYTGISTPITAILPNLSRDPNERVILNSFRMVGGNIGNFAAVTFTLPLVAYFGGGNEQKGFTITVALAAVIAIIMFLIAFSDLREINTTKIKKLPMKQSIKAVKGNWPWVLVVAANLIFWIALTVRTSTLVYYFEYNIGDKGLVPLINGISVIQVLGMMVIPFIVKFSNKYTTTILGFALAAIGQVIMFTGGEVLSIIIIGWIIGNIGSGIACSMPFAMLSDTVDYGEWKTGLRASGFLTAIGSAFCIKAGSGLGGFIPSLILNAVGYVPNEVQTEASLLGIQFIFIWLPAIIFALGVIPMIFYRPYEKQEDKIRQYLTANQTS
- a CDS encoding glycoside hydrolase family 127 protein yields the protein MTEQHVSQHSVNITDKFWSHYIETVRTEMIPYQWKVLNDQADITIEKERNDETIPSEKSHAIENFKIAAGLEEGNHYGWVFQDSDVYKWLEAVAYSLQYKYDEKLKELADSVIDLLERAQEKDGYLNTYFSIEEPERRFKMLAESHELYCAGHYIEAAIAYYKATNNEKALRIACRLAYCIDNHFGYEEGKIKGYDGHEEIEIALAKLYEVTGEENYLQLSQFFLYERGQDTTFFAKQKEEDNSERPVIEGMSKFPLSYYQAHKPILEQDTAEGHAVRLVYMCTAMADLAHLSNDDEMLTACRRLWNNIVEKRMYITGGIGSTVNGEAFTADYDLPNDTMYCETCASVGLIFFAYNMLKNEANGRYADTLERALYNSVISGMALDGKHFFYVNPLEVKPEYSEKDPGKSHVKVTRPEWFGCACCPPNLARLLTSLNKYIYTIHDDVIYTNLYITNNTTFEINQNPIKIDQKTNYPWDGMNIFTIDTIKETEFGLALRIPYWSKTSNIYVNGQKWEGNLENGYVILHRSWKNGDEVTVELDMTIQKWTANPKVRSNQHKVAIQRGPIIYCAEEVDNGKDLHLLRIPKDSNFDYHFAPEVLGGVGVIKVNGLRKAYSSDWDHQLYRIDEQETFESDLITLVPYFCWANRTPGEMLVWLSK
- a CDS encoding spore coat protein, whose protein sequence is MQNQNQTQNGMQMPQDLMNQTATHNHGAHELFDAHEVIGCLIGAIEQYQLYDQNIQCQELKGILQRQTSFMLQMYNTIVDTFQSGQDPQVPTQQYKMQQSNEVTYGVKAGQPKQPKMAVNQLTDECYSSFMLGQIKAASSGFTTAAAEMNHPVLRRILADSIPNLIEMSYELFLYQNKNGYYQIPQLKEQDMNIMVQAYAKAPQQNMH